The sequence TCGGGGAAACGATGCTGAACAGGCCGTTTTCCGCCGGAATATTCAGTCTCGTGATACAACACTGTCCATTATTCGTGAACGGTTTCGGGTTGGGCTGATCAATCAGATCGATGTGCAACGGGCCGAAACAGATTATGCGACCCTGCAAGTGACGCTTAAAGGGCTTGAGCGAGCACGTACTGAGCTGGTCAATGGTCTTGCCCAATTGTGTGCTCAGGACCCTTCGCAGTTTTCTGTTCCGGCCGGAACGTTGCCAGCAACGGTGCCGACCTATCCATATGCGGCTGTTCAGGTTGATCAATTACAGCGCCGTCCGGACCTGTTGCAGTTTACACGTCAGAATCAGATTGCCGCTGCTCAGGTTACCCTTCAACAGGCCAGTACATTGCCAAGAGTAACCCTGGTTGGATCAGGCGGGGTGTTGTCGGGCCGACTTGGGCCGTGGTTTACACCCAGCAGTGCAACGTACATTGTTGGTATTAATGCATCGGTCCCGTTGTACGAAGGCCATCGGGCGCGTCAGAACATCCTGCTTTCCAAACAGCTCACGCAGACCAGCCAGCAGACCTATTTTCAGGCGTTGCAACTTGCGCAACGTGATGCCGAAACGGCTCTAGATAATTTAACCCTGTTACGTCAGCAAATAGATTTGCAGGGGCAAACACTAACCCTGGCCCGCCGAACAGAACAATACAACCGTGAATTATATGTTCGTGGACTGGCAACTTATCTGGAGGTTCTGGATGCGCAACGGACAATTTTAACGACTGAGCAGCAACTGGTCCAGCTTAGAAGCCAGGAAACGCAATATGCCGTAGCTCTACTAAGAGCCGTCGGCGGGGATTGGTAGTTTAGGTATTTTTCATTTGAGTAACATAAATAATCGAATAGATGGCGGAGTTGGCTATTTGTTCGATTATTTTTGTTAGTCGGTTAGGCTATTACGTTTATCATTCCCTAAGAATCCTGAACTATTATGGCGTTTTTAGGTAAGATAGTAGCAACTTTACCACATTGTCCCTATTCTTTTACGAGCATTACCAATGAATCATACGTATGTTATCATTATGGCAGGGGGCGTCGGAACGCGGTTTTGGCCCTTTAGCCGGACAAGTTATCCAAAGCAATTTCATGATGTTCTAGGCACTGGCCGAACACTTCTTCAACAAACTGCCGACCGTTTCAACGGTGTTTGCCCTCCCGAAAATATCTTCATCGTTACCAGTTCTTTATACAAGGATCTGTGCCAGCAACAACTGCCGCAGCTTACCGATGACCAGGTACTGTGTGAACCCATTGCGCGCAATACGGCTCCCTGTATTGCCTATGCCTGTTATAAAATTGCCCAGCACGACCCGGAAGCGAACATCATAGTCGCTCCAGCCGACCATATTATTCTGAAGGAGGAAGAGTTTCAGCGCACGATTCTTACCGCTCTGGAAGCCACAAAAAATCAGGATATTCTGGTAACGCTGGGCATCCAGCCGAGCCGCCCCGATACTGGATATGGTTATATTCAGTACATCCCGGAGCCGGATCAGGCAAACACAAAGCAACATCCATTGCGGGTAAAAACGTTTACTGAGAAACCGCATCTTGAACTGGCGCAACAATTTGTTGAAAGTGGCGAATTTGTCTGGAACGCCGGGATTTTCGTCTGGAATGTGCAGTCAATAATCAGCGCCTTCAAAAAGTATCTGCCCGAAGTTGCCGAGATTTTTGACGAAGGGAAAGAAGATTATTATACAGTAAGCGAGGCTGCTTTTATTGACAAAGCCTACTCATTGACGAAGAGCATTTCCATTGATAACGGTATCATGGAAAAAGCGGAGAACGTTTTTGTTGTGCTGAGCGACTTTGGCTGGTCGGATCTGGGTACCTGGAAATCATTGTATGAAGTATCGGACAAGAACGACGACTTCAATGTGATCGATGGCCATGTTTTACTGTACGACACCAAAAACTGCATCATTAAAACGCCTAAAGATCGGCTGGTAGCTATCAATGGGCTGGATGGGTTTATTGTAGCCGAATATGACAATGTGCTGATGATCTGCCGGAAAGAAGACGAGCAGAAAGTTAAAGCCTTTGTTGCCGACGCTAAAGAAAGAGGCACACATTTTGTATAGTTTTAGTATATGAGCCTGGCAGAGAGGTATGTATGGCCCTCTGCCAGGCTTTTGTAATGAATACCAGACTGATAAACCCGTCAATCTGATAAAAACAATGTAGTCAGAGCAATCCTGAGGAAAATGCTTTCGTTAGTTTTGCGAACTGCCAACTGACTTGTGAAAAAAATCTTCCTATCCTTCTCTGTTTGCCTGCTGGTAGTCGGTTTTCTGGCCGACTGTAAAGATCCCTATCAGGACTTTTCGCCCGGTGCGGGTGACCCGCGTATTACGGGTACCTGGCAGCTTTATGAGCGGCAGTTTCCTAAGGATTCACTACTGTATACGAGAAATTATACCTA comes from Spirosoma aureum and encodes:
- a CDS encoding TolC family protein — encoded protein: MNKSIMYSFLRSVLRFVAVVAPIYCYTAKAQTTPLNAPGGSVTVQPGSSPTGSTGTVAPAMSSIETPDPNAPVPALTISGFKRFGDPMLESLIQLGLDNSPNLKAALSRLEESRIRVKVAQSFLSPSLRSSLLATTQSLSEHRPLSVATAAPDQLPRFQLNTLQLLPIDASYELDLFKRIRSSIAVADLQAQASDADFQSFRLTLASDIARTYMLIRGNDAEQAVFRRNIQSRDTTLSIIRERFRVGLINQIDVQRAETDYATLQVTLKGLERARTELVNGLAQLCAQDPSQFSVPAGTLPATVPTYPYAAVQVDQLQRRPDLLQFTRQNQIAAAQVTLQQASTLPRVTLVGSGGVLSGRLGPWFTPSSATYIVGINASVPLYEGHRARQNILLSKQLTQTSQQTYFQALQLAQRDAETALDNLTLLRQQIDLQGQTLTLARRTEQYNRELYVRGLATYLEVLDAQRTILTTEQQLVQLRSQETQYAVALLRAVGGDW
- a CDS encoding mannose-1-phosphate guanylyltransferase produces the protein MNHTYVIIMAGGVGTRFWPFSRTSYPKQFHDVLGTGRTLLQQTADRFNGVCPPENIFIVTSSLYKDLCQQQLPQLTDDQVLCEPIARNTAPCIAYACYKIAQHDPEANIIVAPADHIILKEEEFQRTILTALEATKNQDILVTLGIQPSRPDTGYGYIQYIPEPDQANTKQHPLRVKTFTEKPHLELAQQFVESGEFVWNAGIFVWNVQSIISAFKKYLPEVAEIFDEGKEDYYTVSEAAFIDKAYSLTKSISIDNGIMEKAENVFVVLSDFGWSDLGTWKSLYEVSDKNDDFNVIDGHVLLYDTKNCIIKTPKDRLVAINGLDGFIVAEYDNVLMICRKEDEQKVKAFVADAKERGTHFV